Below is a window of Camelina sativa cultivar DH55 chromosome 11, Cs, whole genome shotgun sequence DNA.
CCTACACTATCTGCGACTGGACGCCGAAAATCCCCCATATCATTTGTTTACATACCACTGGATGCGAAGAAATGGCTAGCTATAATTTATGCTCGAAGGGCTTTATTTACCACAATCTCGAAAACTCAggtaaaatcaatttttttcttgtagtgtttgtttatgttattcGTTACAAAGATAGATTCCAATTTTGATGCAAGTTGTATGGATTTGGATTTCTGATCCAAGGTGATAACATCAATGAATACTGCAAGCTGGGGTGTGCTACCTCTGTGTGCAATGCCGTGACGACTCTCAAGAACTCAGGTAAATAGACTCCccaagattattattattattgttgttaaaAAACTGACAAATTAATAATTCATTCTAATCTTGTTAATTTTGGTGACTAGATGCTAGTGAAGTTGTGAATGGAGCAGTTGAAAAATGTACCAAGGCATGTTCTATTCTCTGCACCAATGGCTTTGTGAAGCCTGCACTTGAAACTGCCTAAACGATCGAGTATATATATCCACGAAGCTAAGATACCACATCCATGTGTTCAAAGTGTTGTTTTCCCTGTTTTCAATTATTGTCAGTCTTTATGACAAAAAAAGCTAGTCTCTTGTGTAAGCTCCTCTTATATTTCCGGTGTATCTATGTTTACAATTTTCAGTTTCTATATGTGTTgttggttgtgtgacttgtGTCGTAGAAGGTTGTGTATCCTTCTACTTGTTCTTGTCTAGATAAAAAAACTATTGTGTCCTTCTTCCTCTTACAATCAGCTCATATCATGAAGAACAACAGCATATGCAATATGCATGGCCTAGCTACACTGTTATAGTTTAACAAATCTCAATTTCTGAATAAGAaaagcatatatttttttcacacaccaaattaaacataaacaaaattaagatttCAGTTCTAGTATGTATAACAGTTATCAATAATGAAACCaatcctttaatttttttgtttaaattgatACACGTCAACTAAAGTTTTATTTGAatccatccaaaaaaaatttaaagacttTTGTTGCTTTACCATAAAAGTCACAAATacatcctgtttttttttttttttttttttttttttttttttttaaaaaaaaaaaaaaatgaaaaaaacagtCAAATACataaagagagattaaaaaaaaatacaaaatcaaggATATAAAAGGCTAGTAGAGAGGTTTGTTGCTATAACATAGGACAGATAAGTAAACAACATTATCCTTAAGTCgtgcatcatcatcaccaaataaaatatacttagaagaagaagaaggggtcATGCTAAAATGTTGTAATcttctgaccaaaaaaaaaaaaagattttggttaCAATAACTTTTGTTTACcaacttattattattagttctCTACCACCACTACTACCACTAATAAACCTAGAGACGTCGCAATCTTTACCAACCGTCAGATATTCCGACCCCATTATAGACGGCGAGGATCTCTGCGTCTGTCTTCATCAACTCAGATTCTTTTcgtttcttttgatattttttttattaacatgaaaaaaattcgatttttaaggtcattatgcaataaaataaaataaaatactactttgatttataattctcaaattcccaaaaagaagaaaacaagaaaaaaaaacgaagagaaaATATCGGCAACAacaagaagaattttttttttggtatcaaattGCAGGAAGAAATTAAAGGTAATCGTCGTACAAGATAAAAAGAGTTTAGCTTTCCTTTTCATTGGTAGTGGTGATCATGCTTTGTTTCTCTCTGAATAAATCTTTAGGGAGGTGTGTCAAATtgaccttttttgtttgtttgtgtgttttatgaTGTTTTGGAAATTAATGATGTATCTGCTCTTGATTCTGAATTGATGTTCTCTGAAATTAATGATGTATCTGTTCTGTTCTTGATTCTGAActgattgttaaaaaaaaaaaaagacatttttctgtattttgtttttctttcgaATCATATTtatgaaaagacaaaaacatgGAAGATGTTATAGTTCAGAATTGTTTCTCTTCAtgtttaaaactttttgattgttttaaatcAGTTCATGTTCATTTTCGAGATGATTCTGCATTCACCACTGAAAAGCTACAtccttttcattattttatgaaaggtttcaaatttttttatgctTTTGTGATCTTGGACATACTTCTGTGATtgaagctctttttttttttgttcctttggCTATTGATTGTTCAGATCCTCGTTACAAGAATCCTATGTAGAATATTGTTTCTTTCTAATGATGCTTCTGTTATGCCTTGTGGAAACTTTTTTGAAGATCATGTTGTGATCATTTGCTCTTTGTTTGTGTTACAGGtattgcatcattagaaagttCATGGATAGGTGGTCGGGTAAAAGAGCCATTGAGGTGCGACCTGACTCTAAGAAGGGGGTTGGTGTTGGTTTCAGAGAGAGACTTATCAGCAATCATTGCAAGGTTCCTTTTTCTAGTGATGAGAAAAAATCTATGAACTTTACTCGGTTTGTTGGCTGCTCAGATAAGAAACAGAAATCTATTTTGTCTACATACCGCTCTTCGCCAAACGGGAAGGAAGTAATTGGAACTTCCTCTAAGGTTTGTGCCTCTAGCTCCTCTTCTTTGAAAACTGAGAAGCAACCGTTCTCTGAGGTGTCCATGGATTCATCAGAGAGCAGCAGAGGTAGCGAAAACGAGGCAGAGACAGATATCTTGAAAGTTTCTCTTGGTAGAGATGCAAGGAGAGTTAACAATAAACTTGTTTATGGAAAAGTTAAAAAACCTGAAGCCGAATGCTCAAACTTGCCATCAAGCTCAAGAATCAAGAGAGGTTTTAGGCAgagatttgggttgagcaagcATGAGTCTCATCCTGGTTCCTCTGACCAGTCAACATCTGCAAACCAAGGATGCAGCCCTTTGTTATCTGGTGTCATTCCAAGTGGTTTTGGATTGGACAAAAGATTCAGTCGGAAGGTAGATACAATCAATAAGAGAAACGTTTATGGAGAAAGCAGTTCTAGCTCGACCTCAGCTAGGGGGAAGGATGTCACAGAACCACCAGCTGAAGTGAGACGTCATCCAAGAGGTTCTGTTTCCGGTAGTAGACGGGATAGACACCGTATTTTGAATGATGAAAACGATGTTGCTCTAGTTGGGAGTCAGAGAAATAGAAGTAATAGTCACATTAGATTCTCAAACAGAGGGAATGGTAGAGATGGTTTAACCTCTATCAGGCCAACAGAGATGTCTCAGACTGAAACATCAAACAATCTCAATTCTCCTGTCTCTTTCGATGTGTTCTCTGGTTTTCAAGACAGTTTTCGCAGCTACAATTTAGATGGAATCTCCGAGGTAATCATTGCCTGTTACTCTATAACTTGACATCTTGTCTGAGAATCATCCAATAGTGCTTAAGACAATGCCTTTAACACCGGTGTTTGCTATTGCTTGGATGCTTTTGTAGATTCTGCCAGAACTTGATAGGATCGAACAAGATATTGAGCTTAATTATGAGGTTCAAATTTAAACATATGTTTTTCAGATATTCTGGTACGTGTTGTTGTTACTCATATTTTCCTCTCCTTTAGCAGGATCTGCTTATCATGGAGACAGGTTTACTTCTTGGTGGACTAAGCTTCCATGACCAACACCGAGACATGAGGCTTGACATCGATAACATGTCATATGAGGTTCATCTTTACATCTTTCAAACCGGCGTCTCGTTTTGGGATATAGTATTTTTACcgtttttgtcttttcttttgaatgAGTACAGGAACTGTTAGCTCTAGAAGAGAGGATTGGTACAGTAAGCACTGCTCTCACAGAGGAAGCAATATCAAAGTGCTTGAAAACAAGCATCTATCAGATGAAAACTTCAAGTTATGGGTCTATCACCAAAAGTTCTAGTGATTATAAGGAAGATGCCAAATGCAGCATCTGCCAGGTCTGTCTCTTATGTCATGTTTTGTCATTAGTCATAATCAAATCTATAGGTTTTGATGAATGTTCAGTAAGGT
It encodes the following:
- the LOC109127599 gene encoding thionin-2.1-like; this translates as MMSLLMVQIQVEAKICCPSQKARTAYTICDWTPKIPHIICLHTTGCEEMASYNLCSKGFIYHNLENSGDNINEYCKLGCATSVCNAVTTLKNSDASEVVNGAVEKCTKACSILCTNGFVKPALETA
- the LOC104721693 gene encoding uncharacterized protein LOC104721693 isoform X2, which codes for MLCFSLNKSLGRYCIIRKFMDRWSGKRAIEVRPDSKKGVGVGFRERLISNHCKVPFSSDEKKSMNFTRFVGCSDKKQKSILSTYRSSPNGKEVIGTSSKVCASSSSSLKTEKQPFSEVSMDSSESSRGSENEAETDILKVSLGRDARRVNNKLVYGKVKKPEAECSNLPSSSRIKRGFRQRFGLSKHESHPGSSDQSTSANQGCSPLLSGVIPSGFGLDKRFSRKVDTINKRNVYGESSSSSTSARGKDVTEPPAEVRRHPRGSVSGSRRDRHRILNDENDVALVGSQRNRSNSHIRFSNRGNGRDGLTSIRPTEMSQTETSNNLNSPVSFDVFSGFQDSFRSYNLDGISEILPELDRIEQDIELNYEDLLIMETGLLLGGLSFHDQHRDMRLDIDNMSYEELLALEERIGTVSTALTEEAISKCLKTSIYQMKTSSYGSITKSSSDYKEDAKCSICQEEYTIGDEVGRLHCEHTYHVKCVQEWLRMKSWCPICKATAETSSK
- the LOC104721693 gene encoding uncharacterized protein LOC104721693 isoform X1; this translates as MLCFSLNKSLGRYCIIRKFMDRWSGKRAIEVRPDSKKGVGVGFRERLISNHCKVPFSSDEKKSMNFTRFVGCSDKKQKSILSTYRSSPNGKEVIGTSSKVCASSSSSLKTEKQPFSEVSMDSSESSRGSENEAETDILKVSLGRDARRVNNKLVYGKVKKPEAECSNLPSSSRIKRGFRQRFGLSKHESHPGSSDQSTSANQGCSPLLSGVIPSGFGLDKRFSRKVDTINKRNVYGESSSSSTSARGKDVTEPPAEVRRHPRGSVSGSRRDRHRILNDENDVALVGSQRNRSNSHIRFSNRGNGRDGLTSIRPTEMSQTETSNNLNSPVSFDVFSGFQDSFRSYNLDGISEILPELDRIEQDIELNYEQDLLIMETGLLLGGLSFHDQHRDMRLDIDNMSYEELLALEERIGTVSTALTEEAISKCLKTSIYQMKTSSYGSITKSSSDYKEDAKCSICQEEYTIGDEVGRLHCEHTYHVKCVQEWLRMKSWCPICKATAETSSK
- the LOC104721693 gene encoding uncharacterized protein LOC104721693 isoform X3, with the protein product MDRWSGKRAIEVRPDSKKGVGVGFRERLISNHCKVPFSSDEKKSMNFTRFVGCSDKKQKSILSTYRSSPNGKEVIGTSSKVCASSSSSLKTEKQPFSEVSMDSSESSRGSENEAETDILKVSLGRDARRVNNKLVYGKVKKPEAECSNLPSSSRIKRGFRQRFGLSKHESHPGSSDQSTSANQGCSPLLSGVIPSGFGLDKRFSRKVDTINKRNVYGESSSSSTSARGKDVTEPPAEVRRHPRGSVSGSRRDRHRILNDENDVALVGSQRNRSNSHIRFSNRGNGRDGLTSIRPTEMSQTETSNNLNSPVSFDVFSGFQDSFRSYNLDGISEILPELDRIEQDIELNYEQDLLIMETGLLLGGLSFHDQHRDMRLDIDNMSYEELLALEERIGTVSTALTEEAISKCLKTSIYQMKTSSYGSITKSSSDYKEDAKCSICQEEYTIGDEVGRLHCEHTYHVKCVQEWLRMKSWCPICKATAETSSK